CGAGGGAAAACAATTTGGAATTCCCAATTCCTTCTCTAACGTGGTGCTTGTATACAACAAAGATTTATTTGACAAGGCAGGAGCCGCTTATCCCACCGACGACTGGACCTGGACGGAAATGTTAGAAGCCGCAAAGAAAATCCGCTCCCTTTCCGGGGACACCTACGGCTTGTATCGCCCCGTAAGTTTCCATGAATTTTACAAAGGAGTAAAGCAGAACGGAGGAAGCTTATTAAGCGGGGATGGTGGGAAATTTACGGTTAATCTGCCGCAGAATGTGGAAACCCTGGAAATTATGTCCGGTTGGGTGACGGACAGCAATGTTATGCCTTCAGATGCACAAATGGGCGGCATGGGCGACTGGGATTTGTTTAAATCCGGACGGCTTGGCATGATTATAACCGGAATCTGGGCCTTCAGCGACTTTACAGACAACTGCGATTTTGCCTGGGATGTGGCGGTGGAGCCGGGAAATACCGCAAAAGCCACTCATTTTTTCTCAAATGCTTACGTGGTTAACAAAGAAACCGCCAATCCTGAAGCTGCCTCTGCTCTGGCCGCCTTCCTGGCAGGAAGCAAGGAAGCCGCACAAATCCGAGTGGATTCAAGCTGGGAACTTCCGCCAGTTATCTATCAGGACGTACTTGATTCCTATCTAAAGGTAACCCCGCCGGAGAACCGGGAAGCTGTATTTAAATCTCTGGATTATCTGGTAACGCCGCCGGTGGTGAAACAGCAGTCTGAAATGCAGGAGATCATCACCAAGCACTTAAACAACGCCATTTCCGGGAACGTTACCGCTAAAGATGCTCTTGATGACTGTCAGGCGGAACTGGAACAGAAAATCAAATTAAACTGACATTGATCGAGCCTGACAGGAGGGAATGCTATGTATAAAAAACAGGGGGTAAGAGCCTTTATCTTTCTTTTGCCAAGTATGGCCGGACTTGTGTTATTTAATTTGATTCCTATTTTTGCCTCGCTACTGCTCAGCCTCACCGATTGGTCGGGGTTAAGCCGGGTAAGGCTGTTCCACGGTTTTTTTCAATTTGTCAGCGACAAGTTCGTGGGGTTTTCCAATTACTCCCAACTTATCAAAGATCCTGAATTTTGGGTGGTTTTGGGGCATAACACCTATTTTATTCTGCTGTACCTTCCGCTGGTCCTGCTGTTTTCCTTAATGGTTGCCCTGATCATTCAGAGGAAGAGCCGCATGGCCTCTGTTTACCGGATGCTTTACTACATACCGGTACTGACCAGCTGGGTGGCTGGAGCCTTGATTTGGAAATGGATGTTAAGTCCGGAATACGGGCCGATTAACAATGCCTTATCTGCCATAGGGATCAAAGGGCCTTTATGGCTCCAAAGCGAGAGTTGGGCAATGCCCTCCATCGTCCTCGCCAGCGTGTGGAAGGATATGGGCTTTTATGGAATGATACTGCTTAGCGGCCTTTTGGCCATAAATCCGGAGTACTACGAGGCTGCCGAGATTGACGGGGCGGGTTATTTTCAAAAGTTTAAAAGCATCACTCTGCCCCTGCTGTCACCGATTTTGTTCTATGTCATTATGTTGTCCCTGATCAATGCCTTTCAGCTTTTTCCACAGATCATGGTCATGACCAAGAACGGTGACGCAGGACCTAACGGGGCCACCATGGTCATG
This genomic stretch from Lacrimispora sphenoides harbors:
- a CDS encoding carbohydrate ABC transporter permease encodes the protein MYKKQGVRAFIFLLPSMAGLVLFNLIPIFASLLLSLTDWSGLSRVRLFHGFFQFVSDKFVGFSNYSQLIKDPEFWVVLGHNTYFILLYLPLVLLFSLMVALIIQRKSRMASVYRMLYYIPVLTSWVAGALIWKWMLSPEYGPINNALSAIGIKGPLWLQSESWAMPSIVLASVWKDMGFYGMILLSGLLAINPEYYEAAEIDGAGYFQKFKSITLPLLSPILFYVIMLSLINAFQLFPQIMVMTKNGDAGPNGATMVMVERIYKYAFKFGRMGYAAAWSWVLFVIIFGFTVLQNVLQRKWVYYES
- a CDS encoding ABC transporter substrate-binding protein — encoded protein: MMKLAKKCRWAASAMVCTAVLLSGCSSKTAEKPGAGEAVTIRLDQFSGSGASEGALKEMIAKFNEQYPGIKVELQSFGYDDYFTQLQSKIVGGSAADVFELNFENFVAYASEDVLLDIGALMGDTSGFNQTALEAFQYEGKQFGIPNSFSNVVLVYNKDLFDKAGAAYPTDDWTWTEMLEAAKKIRSLSGDTYGLYRPVSFHEFYKGVKQNGGSLLSGDGGKFTVNLPQNVETLEIMSGWVTDSNVMPSDAQMGGMGDWDLFKSGRLGMIITGIWAFSDFTDNCDFAWDVAVEPGNTAKATHFFSNAYVVNKETANPEAASALAAFLAGSKEAAQIRVDSSWELPPVIYQDVLDSYLKVTPPENREAVFKSLDYLVTPPVVKQQSEMQEIITKHLNNAISGNVTAKDALDDCQAELEQKIKLN